The Anopheles maculipalpis chromosome 3RL, idAnoMacuDA_375_x, whole genome shotgun sequence genomic sequence TCATTCATGTAATTGTGGTAAGATCACTGTTTCCACGACTGGGCGAATAAATTGTGGTGACATACGCGAGGATCGCGCAATAAATGATCTTGAACGCAATAATACAGAGCCCATCCATACTTGCAGTGGGTGTTAGTGGTATTAGCATATCGAATTTCACCTACAAGGTTTAGATCGGGTTCAACTCTTGTGTAGAACATGCTCATGCGCAGAGTTGTCGGTACTCGATCTTGCAGCTTTTAATAATTCTAGGTACACATACGTGCGTGACTGTGTTGGATGGTATTTTTCACTCAAATAGGAAATGGTATTGTTCGGTCGCGACACAACGCCCTCTGCTTTGCTGAGTGTGGTTCATTGTGTTTTCGTAACTCTCTTTTTCTAAACGTAGGATTTGCAATCTGAAATCGACGCCAACCGGAAAGTATACGAAGGGCTGGACAGTACCGGACGTAAATTATTGCGTTCGCTAACTTCCCAAGAGGATGCTGTAATGTTGCAGCACAAGTTGGACGAAATGAATCAGCGTTGGAACCATCTGAACTCTCGAAGTGCTGCGATCAGGAACCGCCTGGAATCAAACTCCGACCATTGGAATGCTTTACTGCTATCGTCGCGTGAGCTCACGGAGTGGGTAATTCGAAAAAATACCGAACTCACCTCGATCGGTTTTGGGTCGATAAATGGTGATGCTAACAGCTTACAAATGCAGCTGGATGAGCACAAAGCATTTCGTCGACAGCTTGATGATAAGCGGTCAATAATCGAGAATAACCTGATGAATGGAAGGCAATACATATCAAACGAATCGCCCCTCTCGGACACGAGTGATACTGAAGGTATGTTTTTGCAGAAGGTTTTATCGCTATTTATGAAGCGTGTGATTTTTGACTTCTTATTCCCGTTATAGCTATTGATGAAACTATGTACATTTCAACCGAGGAACAAAATCGCATTCTCGGACGAAGCATACGCCGGGAGGTAAATAAGCTGTCGGAACAATGGACTTTGTTGATTGAAAGATGCGACAAATGGAAGCATCGATTAGATGAAAATATAACTGTAAGTTGTCTGCAGATTTAACTTCTCGATGGGTGTCTGCAAATGTGGCTCATATTCGTTATATGGGCTCGTATTCGTTACAGAAAATGCGACAATTTCAAAAAGTGCTAGAAGATTTGAGTTCCCGTGTAGCTTCAGCCGAAACAATAACGCACTCGTGGACAATTCCTGCTCCGGGATCAGATACTACCGAAGAAATGCAGCATTTGCAACGTTTAAAAGACAAACTAACTACTGCCAATGCGCTGCTGGatgactgtaacgaacaacaaaactttttctctTCCTGCCGAGTAATTGTTCCCAGTCCGTACTTAGCAAAGCTGGAAGATATCAATACACGGTTTGTTATAATGCCTAAGCGCGTGCAAGTATATTTACGATCTATGTTCTGATATTATGTTATTTGATTTTCGCAGAATGAAGCTTTTACACATAGCTGTGGAAGAACGGTAcaaaattttgcaacaaaGTAATCAATCGCATATTATTGCCGACGACGGTATGATTGGAGACCAACGCGAGGAAGGTGGAAAATTTACAAAGCCTCTACACATTTCTACTGGAGGTTCGACTGTTCCAAATCTAGAAAAAAGCGTCCAAATACCGTGGGAACGAGCAGTGACACCTGCCAATGTGCCTTATTATATCAAGTAAGATTGAATGTCagttttaaatattgaaagcTCATGGTGGAATTCTATTTATGTTTCATAAACTCATCTTTCCTCATTCAGCCACGAACGTGAAAGCACACATTGGGATCATCCAGAAATGATAGAGCTAATGAAATCGTTGGCTGATCTGAACGAAGTCCGATTTTCTGCGTATCGAACTGCGTTAAAGCTCCGCACAGTCCAGAAAAGACTTGGTTGGAATTACATTTGAAACTCGTGTATACTTTCCAAATGCAGTAATAACTGagcttatattttttttttagcattcgACCTTTTGAATATGAGTGTTGCAATCGAAATATTTGACCGATACGGTTTGCGTGCACAGAATGATAAGCTAATCGATATTCCTGACATGACAACGATTTTAAACTCGTTGTACACCACGCTTGAGCCGATCGATCGTGCAGTGATGCTAGATTTAGCCATCAATTGGATTCTTAATGTGTACGATTCTCAGCGAACGGGACAGATACGGGTACTAAGCTTCAAGGTAAGTTAAGGTGGAAACTCAGGACTTTGGGGCTTTAAATTGAAACTGTATTTGAAAAACAATGTATGGGTGTGCTTGTTACTTCATGACCTGCAGGTTGGTTTAATATTACTGTGTCGCGGACATCTGGAGGAAAAATATCGTTACCTGTTCCGACTGATTGCTGATCTCGAGAAAAAGGTTGACCAACGGAAAATGGGGCTGCTTTTGCACGATTGTATACAAGTACCCCGTCAGCTTGGGGAAGTCGCTGCATTCGGTGGATCAAATATTGAACCCTCTGTTCGGTCGTGTTTTGAGCTTGCCGGTGGTGTTAGCCAGAGTGGCGAGCTGCTGGAAACAGCAATTGAAGCGCAACACTTTCTTAGCTGGTTGCAACATGAACCACAAAGCATTGTATGGCTTCCCGTGTTGCATAGGCTAGTGGCAGCTGAAAGTGCAAAACACCAAGCTAAATGTAACATATGCAAGGAGTATCCGATTGAAGGTTTTCGGTACCGCTGCCTAAAGTGTTTCAATTTCGATATGTgccaaaaatgtttttttactgGGCGCAGTACAAAGAATCACAAACTAAGTCACCCGATGCATGAATACTGTACAACGGTAAGTGCGTTTGTGGATGGCGTTGCTGTTCGGATGGTTACCAACGAATAttgatggttttttgtttgcttttgcaggCTACATCAACCGAAGATGTACGAGATTTCACAAGAGCACTgagaaacaaatttaaaagccGCAAGTACTTTAAGAAACATCCTCGCGTTGGTTATCTTCCCGTGCAAAGTGTGCTGGAAGGTGACGCTTTAGAAAGTCCAATACCAAGCCCGCAACATGGAACGCACACACTGCAAAATGATATGCATTCTCGTTTGGAAATGTATGCTTCCCGTTTGGCACAAGTAGAATGTGGGACGCGATCCAACTCCACACCCGATAGTGACGACGAGCATCAGCTGATTGCACAATACTGTCAAGCGTTGCCGACAGCAAACACTGCTGCAAATGCTATGGGCGGCGGAGGCCCCAAATCTCCTGTGCAAGTGATGGCTGCAATGGAAGCTGAGCAGCGGGAGGAGTTGGAGACAATGATCAAGGAACTAgaggaagaaaatgcaaaCTTGCAAGCCGAATATGAAAAACTGAAGGCAAAGAAAACGAGCACTCCCATTACTACGCCGGACGAGGGATACAAAACTCCGACTTCTTCATCAACTGCTTTACTTTCATCTGTCACAACATCTTCCACTGGTGGTTCGGTACGTAATGATTAAATCGTTagaaaaaaagtaatgaaTGGCTTATTAATGTGCAATAACGTGCATTTTCCAGGACATGGTTACAGAGGCCAAGCTGCTTAGACAGCATAAAGGAAGATTGGAAGCAAGGATGCAGATATTAGAAGACCATAACAAACAGTTGGAAGCACAATTACAACGCCTTCGACAGCTGTTACATGAGGTAAGTTGTAAGGTGCCATTCCATCGATTCTGTTAGCAAATAATGTAAAACTATTACGGCTATTTGTATGATATTCAtgtatttcaaaataattggTGTGATAATATTGGtccataattttatttatttttgttttcatagcCAACACCACCCAAGCCTCAAACGCTACAGACCAGATCCGTAACGGCTTCTCAGCTAAATACCGATTCGCCAGCTAAAATGCAACACAACGGACATTATGATCAGATGATTGGTAAGTTGGCATTTCTTCAAATAGTGCTCATGACAAGTGTGTAAATGTTACTAATATCGTCTCATTTATAGCATCTGAaacgaaccaaaaaccaaCATCTTTGTACGGGCCCGTCGGAGGAAACAGTGTGAATGGGTATCTTTCAATGTCTGGCGATGAAATGAGACAACGGGAGCAATACAGTGTCGATACTTACGATAAAACTGGCACTGGAGTAGCCGCTGTGACTAACGCCTTTTCGTCGAATAAACCAATCGGATCGGGTGGTGGCGTTGGTATGAGCAGCGGTGTAAATGGTAGCGTCTTGTCATCTGAATATGCCATGGATGAGcggccaccaccgccaccgcatTCCAGTTTGTTGCACATGGCAGGTTAGTATTACAGCAGCAGTGTTGactgttttttgtgtgatctATTGCTTGCATTTGTACCATTTGCTGAGAAACAAAACTACATTGACAAAAATACTAATAACGGCTTTTGAATTGtacttttgaatgtttttttttcatgctgcGTTTGATCGCTTGATTTATTGATTGGTGGTTTCTCTTCATATGCCATAACACTGATGCCATTGCAATTGCGACTGACCTCGATGCCATGCCTTCATACCGTCTGCAGGAAGGATACAGTAAATATAATCCCTTACACAGTACACTTTTTTAGAAGACACGCTTGATTTCGTAATGGCGAGGTGTTTTACAAATCAATTAACTTTGTTTAGCTTTTTGACGAACCCAAATATTTACTTCctcacaaattttaaatttcctttttccgtgttctcttttttgctatttccAACAAACAGACGACCTCAATAAAGCCGTAGAGGAATTGGTCCATATCATGACAGCGGAATCGAAGGATGAATTGCACAACGAGAGCACAAATATGGGActacaataaacaataagGTAGATTCGTAGCGACAATCGCTGAAAGATAGAATGTTATACCCAGATAACCGCAACCGAGTATACATCGATATCCTCCAACACAACATATATAGCCATGCATATCTTTTTCGCATCATCAAAAACCTACAGACTATAGAATGAATTGAGTAGCTTACTTCTGGTATCTGACAAATGGGGCACTACATGAGCACagatggttcgtcaggaccaATTTTACACTTAAAATGGAGATAGGGTGTTCGTGTTTCATAAATACTTGTATTATTATTGATAAAATTATGATAGCTATCTTTACTATCTGCATTATCTATTGTACGAAAATATATATCTAGCCAATATTACATATACATAATCATAATTTACACCTTATATACCTTACATAGTTTCAAGCTATGCAATCATTCATATCATGCATGGAACAATGTTTATTCACAAACAAGAAACACTTATTAACATAACGAATTCTTCTTTTATCATACTGGGGGTATGTATGGCTTTGTATGGTTCAatgtatttgaattttttgaaagttaTCACCAAGCTGTATGTATGTGATAacagatgaaaagaaaaggtaAATACAGTTTCATATTGATTTTAATCAAccgaaaaaaattgtaaattaaatatagTTTATGCGTCCCAAATGTTGCGACATTATcaaatgtgaaaaattatGTATAGTTTTATTCTTATGGTTTTATATAATTTGAATGCAAGAAAGTCCATAAagtaatatgattttttttcctattgcaGTATGCTGCAagcattttaatgaaaaaattaatattatttcaGTTCATCAATTGGACTATACAAATTGGTCGTtctgataaaatatttttgttatcattttacaattgaatacaAGAAACGGTCTAATAAGTATTAACAGCAAAGTACACAGTTCAGCTAAAAATGTATTCGTATGGCGGAAAATTGAGCAAATAGCATGTTAAACCATAAACATCGAACGACCATAAAACAATTATACTGCAATAGGTGATGTGCTTGGGGTGAAATTTGTACGCTGTAAGGAACATTAAAGGAAAAGGCGaaagttcgaaaaaaaaattatataattcaTAACAAATTATGATGTTGACATACGCCTGTTTTCAACGAATTTTTTacttggttgtttttttgtcgacATAATATACATATCAATGATACAATAAAAGTAGCAATTTAGCATAAACAGTCATGGTTATGCCTAATGGGGCGCATAAGATGTAACAAATCAATGGTCGAAACTACGACGCTGGGccgtaatatttaaaattaaaaaactaaATGATATACTGGGCATACAATTCATTCATCAATAACAGGTTACATAATGTTTTAACACACGTACAGTaataaaatgtatgttttcttCATCGTACAAGCTTCAATATCGGAATTATCCAGCATTACTGGAGAAGAAGCATTGGATTGAACCATTCATCCATGTGTAGGCATATCACCCCATTTGTTGGTAAAGCCATAAGCACAAGCTAGATACACCAACTCCGAGATCGTTTTGGAATTAGTGCAATATTATATAGCTCGATCTTAATAGTCACTTTGTGCAGAGTGGGGTGACATTATTAAATGATTCAAACCAAGCATTAATTACGCTATTCTTATGACAtgtagagaaaataaaaaaacttctcattacattaaaaagaaatagGATGTTTTGCGTAATTTTTGTAGCATCAAGTAGAAGTGTGCAGTATCCAAAGTGCGAATATGGATGTACAATATCAGCAACACAAGTATGCAATTCGTATGGAATTGTTTGAAACCATGCCCAGAAAGCTCTATGGTATTATTATACAGGAAGAAGTTGTGCACATACACAGGACACATATAAAAAACGTTGCATAAATATGAATTGCAGGGTACCCGTAAATAATCAGCTTAACACGTCTGATCCACAAAAGTAATTATAGCTTCAATATAGATAAAATATTGACAAATCGCTTGTATACACCAACCCGTAAGCGTCATTTAAGTTATtggtgaaaaaagaaaatttccatTCAAGGAAAGAACTAGAAAGGCTGCAAAGCAAGCTGTTCAGTTACTCGATACGATGAACAATGGCTATTGAGTAACGTACCGAAAAAATATCATATAGTTAAAACGCTTTTTAATATACACGTAATCATAAATGTAGTAGCAGCGCCGCGGTATACAACTAATTATGCAAGCCTGATAGttgttgaataaaattaatacaGGAATGATTCAATAAAAAGGCAATGATGGAACCAAACAGTTTATCATTACCAATCAAATTGGAGTGTTCATTGATTGAATCTAACTGTTTGCTAAACAGGATTAACTAATAAAAACCTTAAAATTATATTACCAATGTTAACTACTGCAACATTTCGCAGGATAGCACCTACCGGACGCGATCGTATTATTGTACGAACCATTGCCATTTTATGTATAGGACACGCATATAacttataactttttttttgtaaaatgctGCAAACTGAAAGCTACAAGTGgttttttcaatgtttgtgtttgaaaggTCAATCCTTCCGCTTAACAAtggtatattttttcttccatatGATTGCCGCGGCTAGCCATACAGAACACCATTGGACCTCAATCCAATTGTGTCTTTTGACCAAATGATGTGCCATGCGGCCGCCATATGGATGAAAAAATATGGCATTGTTAAGCGGAAGGATTAAGCTTTCTAATAAAAAAGTACAACAACAAAGTAAAAGTTATACGGCGGACCTTGTATTTACATTCTATTTGGACCATTTCTTCACAGATGTACATAGATGAGTAAATCAAGTAATGGAAGTCAGAAATGGCATAGTTAAGTCTTGTCTCTGTTTCATGTGCAATGTGGAACACATGGAAAGCCAGCTGGTTTATAAAAGTGCCGTACCTTAGTGGTTTTGCCTTTGTTTAGGTTTATGTAGAAAAGGCTAGACTTTTCATGAAAACAGTGTCTATTGCCGGTGTCTGTTTTCATGGAAGAGAAATTTCGGTCTATACTTAACATGGATGTTACTTTGAATTGCGTCCTCAAATAGGACATGCTATATGATAGAAAGTGTTTGTACCGGTTAGACTTTGGCAGAAATTCTAAACTTTTTATTATAacgttattttgttttttaatttattcaattaaagTACCATTCAAACCATTAATCAATTACCATTGTAGCACTGTGCATGGTGGGAA encodes the following:
- the LOC126561438 gene encoding dystrophin isoform X2, which codes for MEQQQSVALKETYSRPAGVEPSSSHLFRANHTKPPEIPVRVGAGSVKAPEIPPKNLTKRPTTIGASNKDENIPSTGMLLPQRAVPNRAPPVPQKSGNVMQGSVNNTILQPSSQPAVSSVGIGASGVTVTTAGSSLSGAASTRVSDTLSKERPSAGKTVKPAKLEDYGSEDALRGIESGLRNVERAIKEQMSLRSSVETEEQHSISHPVKFGRLELMSKHSNSMGSATSLDNPFEGPATVSGMPQGFKFDRFDQNPKQIGLERGVSMEKLRYDSGGTGTFHDHNTNGMEHGIAQRPMEHQFRSLDRHLPLELQYGNSQQRQRSQEMEFIKQQLLPVIARSKETNSLNRQMGLSKDDIRTRRRSSHDESLFSINNSAPRMKEQWEDTNQSVMQRKTQLTAMLGDSQRYEAKRLEIDAWLSRMETITERMGPVATTADVLDIQQKEQKSFHAELHKFNHQIELFNQLTQKLISVYQCDDTSRIKRMTESINLRYNNLNNSIISRGKQLHAAIHSLQTFDRTFEQFLGWLSEAESLCENTESEVERNPHCLKDLQSEIDANRKVYEGLDSTGRKLLRSLTSQEDAVMLQHKLDEMNQRWNHLNSRSAAIRNRLESNSDHWNALLLSSRELTEWVIRKNTELTSIGFGSINGDANSLQMQLDEHKAFRRQLDDKRSIIENNLMNGRQYISNESPLSDTSDTEAIDETMYISTEEQNRILGRSIRREVNKLSEQWTLLIERCDKWKHRLDENITKMRQFQKVLEDLSSRVASAETITHSWTIPAPGSDTTEEMQHLQRLKDKLTTANALLDDCNEQQNFFSSCRVIVPSPYLAKLEDINTRMKLLHIAVEERYKILQQSNQSHIIADDGMIGDQREEGGKFTKPLHISTGGSTVPNLEKSVQIPWERAVTPANVPYYINHERESTHWDHPEMIELMKSLADLNEVRFSAYRTALKLRTVQKRLAFDLLNMSVAIEIFDRYGLRAQNDKLIDIPDMTTILNSLYTTLEPIDRAVMLDLAINWILNVYDSQRTGQIRVLSFKVGLILLCRGHLEEKYRYLFRLIADLEKKVDQRKMGLLLHDCIQVPRQLGEVAAFGGSNIEPSVRSCFELAGGVSQSGELLETAIEAQHFLSWLQHEPQSIVWLPVLHRLVAAESAKHQAKCNICKEYPIEGFRYRCLKCFNFDMCQKCFFTGRSTKNHKLSHPMHEYCTTATSTEDVRDFTRALRNKFKSRKYFKKHPRVGYLPVQSVLEGDALESPIPSPQHGTHTLQNDMHSRLEMYASRLAQVECGTRSNSTPDSDDEHQLIAQYCQALPTANTAANAMGGGGPKSPVQVMAAMEAEQREELETMIKELEEENANLQAEYEKLKAKKTSTPITTPDEGYKTPTSSSTALLSSVTTSSTGGSDMVTEAKLLRQHKGRLEARMQILEDHNKQLEAQLQRLRQLLHEPTPPKPQTLQTRSVTASQLNTDSPAKMQHNGHYDQMIASETNQKPTSLYGPVGGNSVNGYLSMSGDEMRQREQYSVDTYDKTGTGVAAVTNAFSSNKPIGSGGGVGMSSGVNGSVLSSEYAMDERPPPPPHSSLLHMADDLNKAVEELVHIMTAESKDELHNESTNMGLQ
- the LOC126561438 gene encoding dystrophin isoform X1 produces the protein MKEQWEDTNQSVMQRKTQLTAMLGDSQRYEAKRLEIDAWLSRMETITERMGPVATTADVLDIQQKEQKSFHAELHKFNHQIELFNQLTQKLISVYQCDDTSRIKRMTESINLRYNNLNNSIISRGKQLHAAIHSLQTFDRTFEQFLGWLSEAESLCENTESEVERNPHCLKDLQSEIDANRKVYEGLDSTGRKLLRSLTSQEDAVMLQHKLDEMNQRWNHLNSRSAAIRNRLESNSDHWNALLLSSRELTEWVIRKNTELTSIGFGSINGDANSLQMQLDEHKAFRRQLDDKRSIIENNLMNGRQYISNESPLSDTSDTEAIDETMYISTEEQNRILGRSIRREVNKLSEQWTLLIERCDKWKHRLDENITKMRQFQKVLEDLSSRVASAETITHSWTIPAPGSDTTEEMQHLQRLKDKLTTANALLDDCNEQQNFFSSCRVIVPSPYLAKLEDINTRMKLLHIAVEERYKILQQSNQSHIIADDGMIGDQREEGGKFTKPLHISTGGSTVPNLEKSVQIPWERAVTPANVPYYINHERESTHWDHPEMIELMKSLADLNEVRFSAYRTALKLRTVQKRLAFDLLNMSVAIEIFDRYGLRAQNDKLIDIPDMTTILNSLYTTLEPIDRAVMLDLAINWILNVYDSQRTGQIRVLSFKVGLILLCRGHLEEKYRYLFRLIADLEKKVDQRKMGLLLHDCIQVPRQLGEVAAFGGSNIEPSVRSCFELAGGVSQSGELLETAIEAQHFLSWLQHEPQSIVWLPVLHRLVAAESAKHQAKCNICKEYPIEGFRYRCLKCFNFDMCQKCFFTGRSTKNHKLSHPMHEYCTTATSTEDVRDFTRALRNKFKSRKYFKKHPRVGYLPVQSVLEGDALESPIPSPQHGTHTLQNDMHSRLEMYASRLAQVECGTRSNSTPDSDDEHQLIAQYCQALPTANTAANAMGGGGPKSPVQVMAAMEAEQREELETMIKELEEENANLQAEYEKLKAKKTSTPITTPDEGYKTPTSSSTALLSSVTTSSTGGSDMVTEAKLLRQHKGRLEARMQILEDHNKQLEAQLQRLRQLLHEPTPPKPQTLQTRSVTASQLNTDSPAKMQHNGHYDQMIASETNQKPTSLYGPVGGNSVNGYLSMSGDEMRQREQYSVDTYDKTGTGVAAVTNAFSSNKPIGSGGGVGMSSGVNGSVLSSEYAMDERPPPPPHSSLLHMAGRIQ